A region of Desulfolithobacter dissulfuricans DNA encodes the following proteins:
- a CDS encoding 2-oxoacid:acceptor oxidoreductase family protein → MKKTQETKKRERYEIRFSGSGGQGLITAAVVFAEAVGVYDGKYVCQTQSYGPEARGGKSKAEVVISDSPIDYPKALELDLLLAMNQAACDAYFYDLKPNGLLIVDSYLVEQYPTSRIITIPFTQIAREEIGRELVANMVALGAVGLLCGLVNLDNLEKALLARVPPGTEEMNSKALKRGIEEAAKIDLNSLPRSIMSEDEEV, encoded by the coding sequence ATGAAAAAAACACAGGAAACCAAGAAGAGAGAGCGTTACGAAATCCGGTTCTCAGGTTCAGGTGGCCAGGGGCTGATCACCGCGGCCGTGGTTTTTGCCGAGGCGGTGGGGGTCTATGACGGCAAATATGTCTGCCAGACCCAGAGTTACGGTCCCGAGGCCCGGGGTGGTAAGAGCAAGGCCGAAGTGGTTATCAGCGACTCTCCCATCGATTACCCCAAAGCGCTGGAGCTCGACCTGCTGCTGGCCATGAACCAGGCCGCCTGCGATGCCTATTTCTACGACCTCAAGCCAAACGGTCTGCTCATCGTCGATTCCTACCTGGTGGAGCAGTATCCCACCAGCCGGATCATCACCATTCCCTTTACCCAGATCGCCCGCGAGGAGATCGGCCGGGAACTGGTGGCCAACATGGTGGCCCTTGGCGCGGTGGGCCTGCTCTGCGGACTCGTGAATCTGGACAACCTGGAAAAGGCCCTGCTGGCCAGGGTTCCGCCGGGAACCGAGGAGATGAACTCCAAGGCCCTCAAACGGGGGATCGAGGAGGCGGCCAAGATAGACCTGAACAGCCTGCCCCGATCGATCATGAGCGAAGACGAGGAGGTGTAA
- a CDS encoding flavodoxin family protein: MKVVAFNGSARKDGNTAMLIGYVFEELEKEGIETELVQLAGKHPHGCIACYSCFKNKDRRCAVTTDCINECIEKMESADGIILASPTYFADLSTELKALIDRCGMVSRANGDMYRRKVGAAVVARRRGGAIHVFDSINHFFTIGQMIIVGSSYWNIGIGRDKGEVAGDEEGVTTMRNLGRNMAWLLKKLHS; the protein is encoded by the coding sequence ATGAAGGTTGTGGCGTTCAACGGCAGTGCCCGCAAGGACGGCAACACGGCCATGCTGATCGGCTATGTTTTCGAGGAACTGGAAAAGGAGGGGATCGAGACCGAGCTGGTTCAACTGGCAGGTAAACATCCCCACGGCTGCATCGCCTGCTACTCCTGCTTCAAGAACAAGGACCGGAGGTGCGCGGTTACGACCGACTGCATCAACGAGTGCATCGAGAAGATGGAATCAGCCGACGGCATCATCCTGGCCTCGCCAACCTATTTCGCCGATCTGTCCACCGAGCTCAAGGCCCTCATAGACCGGTGCGGCATGGTCTCCCGGGCCAACGGCGACATGTACCGGCGCAAGGTGGGGGCGGCGGTGGTGGCCCGGCGCCGGGGTGGGGCCATTCACGTCTTTGACTCCATCAACCACTTCTTCACCATCGGCCAGATGATCATAGTCGGTTCGTCCTACTGGAATATCGGTATCGGCCGAGACAAGGGAGAGGTTGCCGGAGACGAGGAAGGCGTGACGACCATGCGCAATCTGGGCCGGAACATGGCCTGGTTGCTGAAGAAACTCCACTCCTGA